In Arcanobacterium wilhelmae, the following are encoded in one genomic region:
- a CDS encoding ABC transporter ATP-binding protein produces the protein MHLVAAIAALQLVQILFSLWLPSINATIIDDGVLTGNTSLIWAQGSLMLVISLLQITAMAGAIYLGSKTAMSFGRELRRGVFSHVQSFSATDAHRYGAPSLITRATNDIQQIQMVILLTFTIMVMAPIMGVGGVVMAVRQDAKLAWVLAIAVPVLFAIIGTVMYNLIPTYKVLQERIDAINTRLREQLTGVRVIRAFVRQRSERTKFEQANSELRSTWLKIGLLWAVLIPASQLVVGLSSIAVVWFGGHRIADGQMQIGSLTAYISYLMMILMSVMMSGMMAMLLPRGEVSAKRVSEILETTPSIAAPTTPTRLPTEPLTFEFDHVSLQYPGASAPVFHDVSLAVSPGKTLGIIGSTGSGKTSLLRLFPRLIDVTAGEVRAGGIPVRELDPAELRSRIAVIPQKAFLFTGTVASNVAGHVRAGGAYDAERVTTALKAADAWEFVSKLDDGLDAKVESGGKNFSGGQRQRLTIARAIYKALPGADGRPGADLIVFDDSFSALDYATDARLRAGLPRYLGNVAVVIVAARVSTIRHADEIIVLDDGGVVGRGTHEELNATCGVYQEIVDSQMSTEEAA, from the coding sequence ATGCACCTCGTAGCGGCGATCGCGGCGCTGCAGCTCGTACAGATCCTGTTCAGCTTGTGGCTACCGTCGATCAACGCCACGATTATTGACGACGGCGTACTCACCGGCAATACGTCGCTGATTTGGGCTCAGGGCTCCCTCATGCTTGTGATTTCGCTGTTGCAAATCACGGCAATGGCAGGTGCGATCTATTTGGGCTCGAAAACTGCAATGTCATTCGGGCGAGAACTTCGCCGAGGCGTCTTCTCCCACGTTCAGTCGTTCTCCGCCACAGACGCCCACCGTTACGGTGCTCCGTCGCTGATCACGCGCGCCACGAATGACATTCAGCAGATCCAGATGGTCATCCTTTTGACTTTTACGATCATGGTGATGGCCCCGATCATGGGCGTCGGCGGCGTGGTCATGGCTGTGCGGCAAGATGCGAAACTGGCATGGGTACTCGCAATCGCAGTGCCAGTCCTCTTCGCGATTATCGGCACAGTGATGTACAACCTTATTCCCACCTACAAGGTACTTCAGGAGCGTATCGACGCGATCAACACACGCCTGCGCGAGCAGCTCACCGGTGTGCGTGTGATCCGCGCGTTCGTGCGCCAGCGTTCCGAGCGCACCAAATTCGAACAGGCCAACAGCGAACTGCGCTCCACCTGGCTGAAAATCGGCTTGCTCTGGGCTGTGCTGATCCCAGCGTCGCAGCTTGTGGTGGGCTTGAGCTCGATCGCCGTGGTCTGGTTCGGAGGTCACCGGATCGCGGACGGGCAGATGCAGATCGGCTCGCTGACCGCCTACATTTCGTATCTGATGATGATCCTCATGTCGGTGATGATGAGCGGCATGATGGCGATGCTCCTCCCGCGCGGCGAGGTTTCTGCAAAGCGCGTCAGTGAGATCCTGGAAACCACGCCGTCGATCGCGGCACCCACCACCCCCACCCGCCTGCCGACCGAACCGCTCACGTTCGAGTTCGACCATGTGTCACTCCAGTATCCGGGCGCATCGGCGCCCGTCTTCCACGATGTCTCGCTCGCCGTCTCCCCCGGCAAAACGCTCGGGATCATCGGCTCAACAGGCTCGGGAAAAACGTCGCTGCTGCGGCTCTTCCCTCGCCTGATCGACGTCACGGCCGGCGAGGTCCGCGCAGGCGGGATTCCCGTCCGTGAGCTGGACCCAGCTGAGCTCCGTAGCCGTATCGCAGTCATTCCACAGAAGGCATTCCTCTTCACGGGAACTGTTGCGTCAAACGTTGCGGGCCATGTCCGCGCCGGCGGGGCTTACGACGCCGAACGCGTCACGACTGCGTTGAAAGCGGCGGATGCGTGGGAGTTCGTCTCCAAGCTCGACGACGGGCTCGACGCGAAGGTTGAATCGGGTGGCAAGAACTTTTCCGGTGGCCAGCGCCAACGCCTGACGATTGCGCGAGCGATCTACAAGGCACTCCCGGGTGCTGATGGGCGGCCTGGCGCTGATCTGATTGTGTTCGATGATTCGTTCTCGGCACTCGACTATGCCACCGATGCCCGCTTGCGCGCAGGACTTCCCCGCTACCTCGGCAACGTGGCAGTGGTGATCGTGGCGGCTCGCGTCTCCACCATCCGCCACGCGGACGAGATTATCGTTCTCGACGACGGCGGCGTGGTTGGCCGCGGAACGCACGAGGAGCTCAATGCCACGTGCGGCGTGTACCAGGAGATCGTTGATTCGCAGATGAGCACTGAGGAGGCAGCATGA
- a CDS encoding ABC transporter ATP-binding protein translates to MRGGRGAAAPDAKARDAVGALKRLARMLGNEKLRIIALSILVLLSVIGQVAAPVILGRGTDIVVDGMKAGSVDFGALGYTLSLVAALYAFSAMTNFVGGALIRVTIQNMGKRLRAAAQEKIDRLSLKWIDGQQRGDLLSRVTNDIDNITQTLMQTFNNLLSSIFTLIGILAIMFSLSWSLSLAALAVYPLGMVATIVIIKRAKPQFTKQWHTMGDVSAIVEESFTGADVVTSFNLQEQFEEVFAESNEKLFQASFRGQALSQLTQPVMGFVSNLSFVVVAVYGGFQVLTGQVTIGGIQALIQYTRQLNQPVAQVASMANLLQSGAASGERIFDFLDTPEMEADADTTYADVVSEESRKGEIAFRDVHFGYEPGKPVIRGLNLEVHPGQQVAIVGPTGAGKTTMVNLLMRFYEIESGEITIDGVSTREFSKDSLRERIGMVLQDTWLFEGTIEENIAYGREGATHADVVAAARATGVDRLVAQLPDGYDTRIDDEGNNISAGEKQLITIARAYISDPSVLILDEATSSVDTRTEMLVQKAMNELRVGRTSFVIAHRLSTIRDADMIIVMVDGDVVEMGDHEALLEARGAYYDLYQSQFSGPADSE, encoded by the coding sequence ATGAGAGGCGGACGTGGAGCGGCGGCTCCGGATGCGAAGGCTCGCGACGCCGTCGGCGCCCTCAAGCGCCTCGCTCGCATGCTCGGAAACGAAAAACTGCGTATCATCGCGCTCTCGATTCTCGTTCTTCTTTCGGTGATCGGCCAAGTGGCCGCCCCAGTGATACTTGGGCGCGGCACGGATATCGTGGTGGACGGGATGAAAGCCGGGAGCGTGGATTTCGGCGCGCTGGGCTACACGCTCTCGCTGGTGGCAGCGCTGTACGCTTTCTCAGCCATGACGAACTTCGTGGGAGGCGCGCTGATTCGCGTGACGATCCAGAACATGGGCAAGCGTCTGCGTGCAGCGGCTCAAGAGAAGATCGATCGGCTTTCGCTGAAGTGGATCGACGGCCAACAGCGCGGCGATCTGCTCTCGCGAGTCACGAACGACATCGACAACATCACCCAGACGTTGATGCAGACGTTCAACAACCTGCTCTCCTCGATCTTCACGTTGATCGGGATTCTGGCGATCATGTTTTCGCTCTCGTGGTCGCTCTCACTGGCAGCCCTCGCTGTGTATCCGCTCGGCATGGTCGCCACGATCGTCATCATTAAGCGGGCGAAGCCTCAGTTCACCAAGCAGTGGCACACCATGGGCGATGTGTCGGCAATCGTCGAGGAATCTTTCACGGGCGCAGACGTCGTCACCTCTTTCAACCTGCAGGAGCAGTTCGAGGAGGTGTTTGCCGAGTCGAACGAGAAGCTGTTCCAGGCGAGCTTCCGCGGCCAAGCGCTCTCCCAGCTTACGCAGCCAGTAATGGGCTTCGTCTCCAACCTGTCGTTCGTCGTCGTCGCCGTGTATGGAGGTTTCCAGGTGCTCACGGGCCAGGTGACCATCGGCGGAATCCAGGCGCTCATCCAGTACACGCGCCAGTTGAACCAGCCGGTGGCGCAGGTGGCGTCGATGGCGAACCTGTTGCAGTCGGGCGCGGCATCCGGGGAGCGCATCTTCGACTTCCTCGATACGCCCGAGATGGAGGCCGACGCCGACACGACGTACGCCGACGTCGTCTCGGAGGAATCACGCAAGGGCGAGATCGCCTTCCGCGACGTCCACTTCGGCTACGAGCCAGGAAAGCCCGTGATTCGCGGGCTGAACCTCGAGGTTCACCCTGGCCAGCAGGTGGCGATCGTCGGGCCGACGGGCGCCGGGAAGACAACCATGGTGAACCTCCTGATGCGCTTCTACGAGATCGAATCGGGCGAGATCACGATCGACGGCGTCTCCACGCGCGAGTTTTCGAAAGATTCGCTGCGCGAACGGATCGGTATGGTTTTGCAAGATACGTGGCTGTTCGAGGGAACGATTGAGGAAAACATTGCCTACGGGCGCGAGGGCGCTACCCACGCCGACGTCGTCGCCGCGGCTCGCGCAACCGGCGTCGACCGCCTCGTCGCGCAGCTCCCGGACGGCTACGACACCCGCATCGACGACGAGGGGAACAATATTTCCGCCGGCGAGAAGCAGCTGATTACGATCGCCCGCGCCTATATTTCCGATCCGTCGGTACTGATCCTGGACGAGGCGACCTCAAGCGTCGATACGCGCACCGAGATGCTCGTCCAGAAGGCGATGAACGAGCTACGCGTGGGGCGGACATCGTTCGTGATCGCGCATCGCCTCTCGACGATCCGCGATGCGGATATGATCATCGTGATGGTCGACGGCGACGTGGTGGAAATGGGCGACCACGAGGCTCTGTTGGAGGCCAGGGGTGCCTACTACGATCTCTACCAGTCCCAGTTCTCCGGGCCCGCAGACAGCGAATAA
- a CDS encoding L-threonylcarbamoyladenylate synthase, producing the protein MSRLVEIHPTDPQQRLVDKVVDRLRDGGVVAMPTDSGYALVTTMGNKDGLERIRRIRGVGEEHHFTLLCHDFAQLGNLVIVDNRFFRLVKSLTPGPYTFIFKGTKEVPKVSLNAKKSTIGARIPDHKVTQTILAAMGEALISSTLILPGEDELLTEGWRVQDELGDAVDLVIDGEIDEPLPTSVIDLSSGEAMIAREGAGDLSMFVEA; encoded by the coding sequence ATGTCGCGCCTAGTAGAAATTCACCCCACAGATCCTCAGCAACGCCTGGTCGATAAGGTGGTTGATCGCCTGAGAGATGGTGGCGTGGTGGCAATGCCCACCGATTCCGGCTACGCGCTGGTCACCACAATGGGGAACAAAGATGGCCTGGAGCGTATTCGCCGGATCCGCGGCGTGGGGGAGGAGCACCACTTCACGTTGCTCTGCCACGATTTTGCCCAACTCGGCAACCTCGTGATCGTGGATAACCGTTTCTTCCGTCTGGTCAAGTCGCTTACGCCCGGCCCGTACACGTTCATTTTCAAGGGAACAAAGGAAGTACCGAAGGTCTCGCTGAACGCGAAGAAATCCACGATTGGTGCCCGTATCCCTGACCACAAGGTCACGCAGACGATCCTTGCGGCGATGGGCGAGGCGCTCATTTCCTCAACGCTGATCCTGCCTGGCGAGGACGAACTCCTCACCGAAGGATGGCGCGTACAAGACGAGCTGGGTGACGCCGTGGATCTCGTGATCGACGGCGAGATTGACGAACCGCTGCCGACGTCGGTGATCGACCTATCCTCTGGCGAGGCGATGATCGCGCGCGAGGGCGCAGGCGATCTGTCGATGTTCGTCGAAGCATAG
- a CDS encoding DUF3145 domain-containing protein, which produces MNNKHTTRGVIFIHSVTPAVQPHVEWAVTSVLGYPVHFEWTKQPALPQMNRGEVSWAGEVGTGAMLASALGGWEHLRFEITEEPTQISDGGRWSHTPGLGIFYAQTDQLGNVVVPENRIRAAIENSAGDPDELRRLLDLALGQAWDDELEVFRYAGAGAPVRWLHRVG; this is translated from the coding sequence GTGAATAACAAACACACCACCCGTGGTGTCATCTTCATTCATTCAGTTACACCGGCTGTTCAACCACACGTTGAATGGGCGGTGACAAGCGTGCTTGGATATCCTGTCCACTTTGAGTGGACGAAGCAACCGGCGCTCCCTCAGATGAACCGTGGTGAAGTCTCGTGGGCTGGCGAGGTGGGCACCGGTGCCATGCTCGCATCTGCACTCGGCGGCTGGGAGCACCTTCGCTTCGAGATTACCGAGGAACCTACGCAAATTTCCGACGGCGGCCGCTGGTCGCACACTCCTGGGCTCGGTATCTTCTATGCGCAAACCGACCAGCTCGGCAACGTTGTGGTGCCAGAGAACCGCATCCGCGCAGCCATTGAAAACTCTGCCGGCGATCCCGATGAACTGCGCCGTCTCCTTGATCTCGCGCTCGGCCAGGCATGGGACGACGAGCTTGAGGTATTCCGCTACGCCGGCGCTGGCGCGCCGGTGCGCTGGTTGCACCGAGTGGGCTAA
- a CDS encoding TIGR01777 family oxidoreductase, with protein MKIVIAGASGFIGRHLTAHSHRLGHSVVRLVRGDGVSQPGTAPWDPARGQCDPAVLAGADGVVCLSGASVLGWPWTNRYREELVRSRITTARTLVRAIEKLPDSDRPKAFLCGSATGYYGPDNADQFLDESSARGVGFLARLCEEWEQEARKASDLTRVVNLRTGLVMGSDGGMLGPLSRIYRYGGGATLGDGSSWMPVIGIRDHVRAVLFAMQRESIVGPVNLVGPTAVRNKDFNAMLARVVRRPAILRVPRFAILGVLGDAGREAVLASARVTPGVLDAENFAFEAPTLEEMLREALT; from the coding sequence ATGAAAATCGTCATCGCGGGTGCGTCAGGCTTTATTGGGCGGCACCTGACCGCACACTCCCACAGGCTCGGCCACAGCGTCGTCCGGCTCGTCCGTGGAGATGGCGTTTCGCAACCCGGGACGGCTCCGTGGGATCCGGCGCGTGGCCAGTGTGATCCAGCGGTGCTCGCAGGTGCGGACGGCGTCGTCTGCCTGTCGGGAGCCAGCGTGCTTGGCTGGCCCTGGACGAACCGGTACCGCGAGGAACTTGTGCGATCTCGCATTACCACTGCGCGCACGCTCGTCCGAGCAATCGAGAAGCTCCCGGATTCTGACCGCCCGAAGGCGTTTCTCTGTGGATCAGCAACTGGCTACTATGGCCCGGATAACGCAGATCAATTCCTCGACGAGAGCTCCGCCCGGGGAGTGGGATTTCTCGCCCGTTTGTGCGAAGAGTGGGAGCAGGAGGCGCGTAAGGCCTCAGATCTCACACGAGTGGTCAATCTGCGTACGGGTCTTGTCATGGGGAGCGACGGAGGCATGCTCGGCCCGCTGTCACGCATCTATCGGTATGGCGGCGGTGCAACATTGGGCGACGGTTCGTCTTGGATGCCTGTGATCGGAATCCGTGATCACGTGCGCGCTGTCCTTTTCGCAATGCAACGCGAAAGCATCGTTGGTCCCGTGAACCTTGTAGGGCCGACGGCGGTGCGTAATAAAGACTTCAACGCGATGCTTGCTCGAGTTGTGCGCCGCCCTGCTATTCTTCGGGTGCCTCGCTTTGCGATCCTTGGAGTACTGGGCGACGCCGGTCGGGAGGCTGTTCTCGCGAGCGCGCGTGTGACGCCCGGGGTGCTGGACGCTGAGAATTTCGCTTTCGAGGCGCCGACCCTCGAGGAGATGCTCCGCGAGGCGCTTACGTGA
- the def gene encoding peptide deformylase, whose protein sequence is MAYRDIRIIGDPVLRTVCEPITEITPGIRALVDDLMETVNEPGRAGLAANQIGVSYRAFSWNIDGKRGYILNPEIVDLSTEEYQDGDEGCLSVPELWFPCERAWYAKAEGMDLDGNKVVIEGEEIWGRLIQHEVDHLDGHLYIDRLDRKNRKKALQEIRKFS, encoded by the coding sequence ATGGCTTATCGCGATATTCGAATTATTGGTGATCCCGTTCTGCGCACCGTGTGCGAACCGATCACGGAAATTACGCCCGGCATCCGTGCATTGGTGGACGATCTGATGGAAACCGTCAACGAGCCCGGCCGTGCAGGTCTGGCGGCAAACCAGATCGGTGTGTCCTACCGAGCATTCTCCTGGAACATCGATGGCAAGCGTGGTTATATCCTCAACCCCGAGATCGTGGATCTGTCCACCGAGGAGTACCAGGATGGCGATGAAGGCTGTCTGTCGGTTCCTGAACTCTGGTTCCCCTGCGAGCGCGCCTGGTATGCGAAGGCAGAAGGGATGGACCTCGATGGCAACAAGGTTGTGATCGAGGGTGAAGAAATTTGGGGTCGCCTGATCCAACACGAGGTGGATCACCTCGATGGTCACCTTTACATCGACCGTTTGGACCGTAAAAACCGCAAGAAAGCGCTCCAAGAGATCCGTAAGTTCTCATGA
- a CDS encoding Fic family protein, with protein MENYPELRKLSYRRPPEDDAEYQRRFNSPGCVKLDFHVGKYPLFYVITPDLIRLEDHITQAAYRIQALTHDLPNGATAHFIRSLIADETVATNSIEAIHSTRKEALEALDAAPSPSVRLSPLVHLLTALSDAAENVPFNEPADVRKIYDDVTAGEVAESDSPDGKLFRAQPVHVMSSAQKALHTGFQPEERIHRGISAIIREWKQPSSSRLMSAIIGHLMFEIVHPFYDGNGRTGRFLLARQIAELGWPITALGVSSQIDRQKAQYYEQFLAAEHPLNRGEATHFLAFFLELIHAAQNVVLDQLNERRHSLDVVSEKLRSMDLDEPLENTLWILAQVYAFGADDAISRNELGKYLQKSTPTTVAYLNALDDAGWIEYVKRRPVMLRLSTQGAENLGILRAY; from the coding sequence ATGGAAAACTACCCCGAGCTTCGAAAGCTCAGCTACAGGCGTCCGCCAGAGGACGACGCCGAGTACCAGCGGCGCTTCAACAGCCCCGGCTGCGTCAAGTTAGATTTTCACGTGGGCAAATACCCACTCTTCTATGTGATTACACCAGACCTCATTCGCCTCGAAGACCACATCACCCAGGCAGCGTATCGAATCCAGGCGCTCACTCACGACCTCCCCAACGGAGCCACAGCCCATTTCATCCGCTCGCTTATTGCAGATGAAACCGTAGCAACAAACAGTATCGAGGCAATCCACTCCACCAGAAAGGAAGCGCTCGAGGCTCTGGACGCCGCGCCAAGCCCTTCGGTTCGGCTGTCCCCTCTTGTACACCTTCTGACAGCTCTTTCGGATGCAGCTGAAAACGTGCCCTTTAACGAGCCTGCCGACGTGCGCAAAATTTATGACGATGTTACCGCTGGAGAAGTCGCCGAAAGCGACAGCCCCGACGGAAAGCTGTTTCGCGCTCAACCAGTACATGTGATGTCGTCAGCTCAAAAGGCGCTGCACACGGGGTTTCAGCCAGAAGAGAGGATTCACCGAGGAATTTCGGCGATCATTCGCGAGTGGAAACAGCCTTCGAGTTCTCGCCTGATGAGCGCCATCATTGGCCACTTGATGTTTGAAATCGTGCATCCGTTTTACGACGGCAATGGCCGCACTGGGCGCTTTCTTTTAGCACGGCAGATTGCTGAGCTGGGATGGCCGATTACAGCGCTTGGGGTGTCAAGCCAAATCGATCGCCAAAAAGCTCAGTATTACGAGCAATTCCTTGCCGCGGAGCATCCCTTGAATCGGGGAGAGGCCACGCATTTTCTTGCATTCTTTTTGGAGCTTATTCATGCTGCGCAAAATGTGGTGCTTGATCAGTTGAACGAACGCCGTCACTCCCTTGACGTCGTTTCGGAGAAGCTTCGCAGTATGGATCTGGATGAGCCTCTAGAAAATACCTTATGGATTTTGGCACAGGTCTACGCATTTGGGGCCGATGATGCGATCAGCCGGAACGAGCTTGGAAAATATCTCCAGAAATCGACTCCTACGACGGTTGCATATCTTAACGCGCTAGATGACGCCGGATGGATTGAGTATGTGAAACGCCGGCCGGTGATGCTCCGACTATCCACCCAAGGCGCGGAAAATCTGGGAATTCTCAGGGCGTACTAG
- the ybaK gene encoding Cys-tRNA(Pro) deacylase, translating into MAKKTHGGTPAIDVLVKSKTPHKVYEYEHSREMSDGYALDTANILGVDAKTVFKTLLTLVDGKPVVAVVPADHRLNLKNLAKAAGGKRAQMMEPAAAERLTGYVTGGISPLGQHKRLPTVIDAGAQELPAMLVSGGKRSISVSLAPADLAALTRATFAAIIDHA; encoded by the coding sequence ATGGCGAAAAAGACACACGGCGGCACTCCCGCGATCGACGTTCTGGTGAAATCGAAAACCCCACACAAGGTCTACGAATACGAACATTCACGCGAGATGAGCGACGGCTACGCGCTCGACACCGCAAATATCCTCGGCGTCGATGCGAAAACCGTGTTCAAAACGCTCCTCACCCTCGTTGACGGAAAACCGGTCGTCGCCGTCGTTCCCGCCGACCACCGGCTCAACCTCAAGAATCTCGCGAAAGCCGCCGGCGGCAAGCGTGCTCAGATGATGGAGCCGGCGGCCGCTGAACGTCTCACCGGGTACGTCACCGGCGGGATTTCCCCGCTCGGGCAACATAAGCGCCTGCCCACTGTGATCGACGCCGGTGCGCAGGAACTCCCAGCGATGCTGGTCTCGGGCGGGAAGAGGTCGATCTCGGTCTCGCTCGCCCCAGCAGACCTCGCAGCGCTCACACGCGCCACGTTCGCCGCGATCATCGACCACGCCTAG
- the dnaG gene encoding DNA primase, whose product MAGLIKAQSLEEVRSRVHIEELIGEYVALKPAGVGSMKGLCPFHDEKTPSFNVRPQMGFFHCFGCGESGDAIAFVEKIEHVSFVEAVEFLARKVGVELEYDESRGEKRGPSEVTRARLIDAHRVAEEFYVSQLSTPEAAPARDMLAGRNFDAEAIAHFRVGYSPNSWDALLTQLRKRGFTEKEIAASGLATQGTRGMYDRFRGRVMWPIRSVTGDPIGFGARKLSDDDGGPKYLNTPETMIYKKSQVLYGLDLAKKSISKERQIVVVEGYTDVMAAHLAGVPNAVATCGTAFGNEHVKIVRRLMGDSANPAAGVILSSGRAYGGEVIFTFDGDSAGQKAAMRAFREDQNFAAQTFVAVSPGGLDPCDLRLKYGDEAVRQLVKEREPLFAFVIRSVLREFPLGTAEGRAAGLRAAAPILNSIRDRVLRGEYVRQLAGWLGMEEHVVRGAVHDAARHHTQIPQLPAEAEERPNAPVLADRRTIRDPIERVEREALEVIVQLPVMAVAANAGQLPAASFQVPVHRAIFDAIRAAGGPIEAKKYADSLVEAGASASDAENRAAGWFVEKVAEESDDIVRRAIVQLAVEPLAQADVSNPWPYVRGIMMSLIRAGITRQIADVRSQMQRTEPNSPEQEALFNRLMELEAQRRIFVEES is encoded by the coding sequence ATGGCAGGGTTGATTAAGGCGCAGTCGCTCGAAGAGGTACGGAGCAGGGTTCATATTGAGGAACTCATTGGCGAATACGTGGCGCTTAAACCTGCCGGTGTGGGCTCGATGAAGGGGCTGTGCCCGTTCCACGATGAGAAAACGCCGTCGTTCAACGTGCGCCCGCAAATGGGGTTTTTCCACTGTTTCGGCTGTGGCGAGAGCGGTGATGCGATCGCGTTCGTGGAGAAGATCGAGCACGTTTCGTTCGTGGAGGCCGTGGAGTTTCTCGCGCGCAAAGTTGGCGTGGAGCTCGAATACGACGAGAGCCGTGGCGAGAAACGTGGACCGAGCGAGGTCACGCGTGCCCGCCTGATCGATGCCCACCGCGTTGCTGAAGAGTTTTACGTCTCCCAGCTCTCCACCCCGGAGGCGGCGCCGGCGCGCGACATGCTCGCCGGCCGCAACTTCGACGCCGAAGCGATCGCGCATTTCCGCGTGGGCTATTCGCCCAACTCGTGGGACGCCCTGCTCACCCAGCTGCGCAAGCGCGGTTTCACGGAGAAGGAGATCGCGGCCTCCGGCCTGGCGACGCAAGGTACACGCGGCATGTACGACCGCTTCCGCGGGCGCGTGATGTGGCCGATTCGTTCCGTTACGGGCGATCCGATCGGCTTCGGCGCGCGCAAGCTTTCCGACGATGACGGCGGGCCCAAGTATCTGAACACACCCGAAACCATGATTTATAAGAAGTCGCAGGTGCTCTATGGGCTGGATCTGGCGAAAAAGTCGATCTCGAAAGAGCGCCAGATCGTGGTGGTCGAAGGCTACACGGATGTGATGGCCGCCCACCTCGCCGGCGTGCCGAACGCGGTCGCCACGTGTGGCACGGCCTTCGGTAACGAGCACGTGAAGATCGTGCGGCGCCTGATGGGCGATAGCGCGAATCCGGCGGCGGGTGTGATCCTCTCCAGCGGCCGCGCGTACGGGGGAGAGGTGATCTTCACCTTTGACGGCGATAGTGCAGGCCAGAAGGCCGCGATGCGCGCGTTCCGCGAGGATCAGAACTTCGCGGCGCAAACATTCGTGGCAGTTTCTCCGGGAGGGCTCGATCCGTGCGATCTGCGCCTGAAGTATGGCGATGAAGCAGTGCGCCAGCTCGTCAAAGAGCGTGAGCCGCTGTTCGCGTTCGTGATCCGCTCGGTGCTCCGCGAGTTTCCGCTCGGTACCGCGGAGGGGCGGGCTGCGGGCCTACGCGCCGCCGCCCCGATTCTCAACTCGATCCGTGATCGGGTACTGCGCGGCGAATACGTGCGTCAGCTCGCCGGCTGGCTCGGCATGGAGGAACACGTGGTTCGTGGAGCAGTTCACGACGCTGCTCGCCACCACACGCAGATCCCGCAGCTTCCTGCTGAGGCGGAGGAGCGCCCCAATGCGCCCGTGCTCGCGGATCGCCGAACGATTCGCGATCCGATCGAGCGGGTCGAACGTGAAGCACTCGAGGTGATCGTGCAGCTGCCGGTCATGGCGGTAGCGGCTAATGCCGGCCAGTTACCTGCCGCGTCGTTCCAGGTACCGGTTCATCGCGCGATTTTCGATGCGATCCGGGCGGCAGGCGGCCCGATCGAGGCGAAGAAATATGCGGATTCTCTCGTGGAGGCGGGAGCGAGTGCCTCGGATGCGGAAAACCGCGCCGCTGGCTGGTTTGTGGAGAAAGTTGCAGAAGAATCAGACGACATCGTCCGCCGCGCGATCGTCCAACTCGCCGTGGAACCGCTCGCCCAGGCGGACGTTTCGAACCCGTGGCCGTACGTGCGCGGAATCATGATGAGCCTGATTCGTGCAGGCATTACCCGCCAGATCGCAGACGTGCGCTCCCAAATGCAACGCACTGAGCCGAACTCGCCCGAACAGGAGGCGCTGTTCAACCGGCTGATGGAACTCGAGGCACAGCGCCGTATTTTTGTGGAGGAGAGCTAG